TCCTTCCTTTAGGCTGCTCTCCACGTTATATTCAACCATCGTATGCAGAGTTATCGAAACCGATAGGCCTGAATCCCATCGGGTGAGACTTTGGGGTACCTGTTTGTGTGACATCAATAGAGGAGTAGAGGCATGGACACAAATGATCCTGTAGTGAGAAGTAAACTATTACATAATAAGGGCATTCGATTGGCCACCCTGGCTGATTTGGATGCATTAGTGATTCTGGAAGAAACCTGCTTTTCTGTCCCATGGTCGAAAAAAAGTTTTGAGGCCGAATTACACGGGAATGTCTTTAGCCAAATTCTCGTCATTCCAGGTCCAGAAGAACAACCGGAAATTCCCTTGCTGGCCTATAGCTGTGTGTGGGTGATCTTTGAAGAGATTCGCTTTCTTAATCTGGCGGTTCACCCTCATTTCCGTGGACAGGGATTGGCTAAGCAATTAATTCTCCAAGCTTTATGCATCGGGAATGCTCGGGGATGTTGTCGGGGGATGCTGGAGGTTCGGAACTCCAATCAAGGGGCAACACGTCTCTATAAAAGCTTTGGATTTGAGGAATATGGCAGAAGATCTTCCTACTATACGAATCCAAGTGAGGATGCTATCCTTATGACTCTGGAGCCTTTGTCCAAGCCCAAATCTGACAAAAATGATCTCCTGGGAATCCCGGCTGAATGCAAATAAGAAACGCTTACCAGCTCAACGTTCACTACTAACATAGGAGGGTACCGATGGTGACCGACGAACAAATCGCCGAAAATTTGCGGGCATCCAATGTGGAGTATCAGGAGTTGGAGGAATCCCATCACCGGTTGGATCTGGAGCTTCAACAGTTATTGAAACACCATGTGTTGACTCCTCAGGAAGAAATACTTAAAAAACATTTACAGAAGGAAAAACTTGGCAAGAAAGATCGAATGGCCGCTCTGATTCGTGAACATCGTGCCTCATGTGATAATGCCAAAACACCTGGATAATCCCAACGGCTGCTTCGCACTCTAAATCCCACTTTCTAATGGCTGCTTTTTCCCCTACCATGGCCATGAATGCGGTGGTGCATCCCCTTCAGCGCCACATTCGTGATATTAAACGCCGGTTAATGATCGTGGGGGCCACGATCATGGTGTTTTTTGTTATAGCGTTTTCTTACTCTTCCATTCTCATCGACTGGTTCAAACGGCCCTTTGAAGATGATCTGATTTTTTACGCTCCGGCAGAGGCATTATTTGCCTCCATAAAAATCTCTTTTATGGCAGCGGTGATTGCCAGTGTCCCTATCATTCTGTACCAATTTTGGAAGTTTATTGAGCCGGCGTTGCTTCAGAAGGAGCAGCGTTGGGCCGTGCCGCTTTTTTTCCTCGGGTTGGGATTCTTCCTTTTGGGTTTGGGTTTTTGCAATGTGGTGATCCTGCCGTTGGTGATCAACTTTTTTGTCACGTTTGGCATGGATCGAGCCATTACTCCAGAATTAGCTGTCGGCACCTATGTCGATTTTAACGTCAAATTTCTTCTGGCGTTTGGCTTTGCGTTTGAAATACCACTGGTGCTTTCTCTTTTAGCCCGTGTAGGGGTCATTCAAGCATCCGTGCTTATTCGGTTCCGTAAGCATGCCGCTCTGGTGGCGTTGATTCTTTCTGCGGTGATTACCCCTGATGCGACAATGTTCACTATGTTATTAATGGCTGTCCCGTTAATCATACTGTATGAAATAGGTATTTGGGGGGCAAAGGTCTTTGGCCGTGCTCCTCTGTCGGCGGGGGAGAAGTATGCAGTGGCTGAGGAGGGAAAGGCACCCGACGATGCAGCGCAAGGTTGAGCGGATTAGACCCGTTCACCAGTCGACACGAATGCCAGGACCTTTATGGAATTGTCTTGTGGGCATAGTGGCCTCCTTCTGGCTTATGGGATTTTCCGGCCTGGGAGAAAGTTATTCTCCATTATCCTCGCTGTATTCCGTCTCGAATATTCCCTCTCTACATCCAGATGACTCCCAAAATACCCAAAAAGGATTTTCCCCCAGTATTCAAACTCTTGTGGTGACCCCGGACGGAGTGGTCTATGCGGGGTCATTTGGAATGGGACTTTTTCGAAGCCAGGATAAAGGGAAATCCTGGGAGCCCTTGAATCGAGGCTTGACGGACCCTTTCTTGCTGTGTCTGGCTGTGCTTCCCGGGAAGCATATCTATGCCGGGACCATGCGTGGTGGAATATATCGTCTTGAGCTCAAGGGAACGACGTGGGAATCTATTGGAAACGGATTGCACGAGTCGGAAGTCAAATCATTTTTGGTTCACCAGGATGTCGTGTATGCGGGAACAGGAACCGGGGTGTATCAGTGGGTTGAAGCTGAGAAACAGTGGGTCACCGTTGGAGCCGGATTGGATCGGATTCTGGTTCCGGGCCTTGCGATCATGGATGACGGCAAGCTATTAGCCGCCACGTCAGGCAAAGGTCTCTTTCATCTGGAGACTCACCACTCTTCACCTTCTACATGGGTGGATTCCCAATCCATATTTGTTGATCCACGTGAGCGGTTGCCGCATCGCTATCTTCGAGTCATTGCCGTGAATGAGGCGCAACACATTTTTTTAGGGACACAGGATGGGGGGATTTTCACCAGCACGGATCGTGGCCAATCCTGGTCCTCCCTCAGTCGGAATCTTCCCAATGATTCAATCAGAAGCATTGTTCCTGATCATAAAGATGTCATTGTGGCGACCGGAAACGGAATTTTCCGATGGAAACCTGACCAGAAAAAATGGATGGGCATGAATACCGGGTTGACCAACCTGGCTATTCAAAGTTTGACGATATCGAATGCGGGGGACTTATATGCCGGAACCAGTAGCGGAGCATTTCGGAGTCAAGACGGAGGTGCGCATTGGACGAATATTAGCCAGGGGTTGGGTGTCCAGTTGGTTCCCAAGGGCCCTTATGAATAAACCGGTGTAATGGAAAGGACGGGATGATGAGCGACGCAACTCATGAATGTCAGACAATTACGATTCACATCCAGGTGAACGGCGATGCCTGGGGGGATATCCACTTAAACCTTTTTCCGGATGTCGCGCCTAATCATGTCCAGAATATGGTGAAATTGGCCAAAGAGAAGTTCTATGACGGTACGACATTTCATCGGGTGATTCCCAATTTTATGATTCAGGGAGGAGATCCCAATAGTAAGGAACACGACCGGTCACGCCATGGAATGGGTGGTCCAGGCCATCGGATCAATGCGGAATTTAGCTCCAAGCCTCATAAACGCGGGACGCTTTCGATGGCGAGATCGCAAGATCCCAATAGCGCGGGTTCCCAGTTTTTTATTTGTGTGGCGGATTCGAGTTTTTTAGATGGTCAATATACGGTGTTTGGTGAAGTGGTGAGTGGCATGGAGACCGTGGATCGAATCGTCAGCGCCAAGCGGGATGCCAATGATAATCCTCTTGACCGAATTGAAATGACCATGAGTGTCTCTGAAGCGAATGCCTAAGAGGTGCCGACGCGTCTGGCCTTGTTGCCTTCTTATTGGATGGCTCTTTGCGGGCTGTGTCGCTCCCCCATTCTATTCCTACCTGGTCTATGAAAATCCCACATCGTTTGTTCGACTTGAGGTCTCCCCCTGGGTGGACCCTGATGTTCCTCAGACATTGAACGAGCATCCGGCTACCATGTCTCGTCACCAAATGATCGAGGCTCTGAGCGGATTACGGGTGCGTGAGTATCGTTCCGGTCCCATTCGCTGGATTCGTGGCCTTGCGGATCCTGAGCCGGCATTCAATAAAGAAGAAATCGATTTGTTAGTGCCACGATTGCTGGAGGGGTTAGGGTTAGCTGTTCCACAGGAACTGGTCACGTTTTACATCAGTCAGCCGGTGAATGCGACGAAGCGGGAAGTGACCTCTGGGGGTCTGTATGTCAAAGACGGGTATCTCCACGTCATCATCAGTAATCACCGTACGAGCTATGAGATTCCCCCTGCCGGGCTGATCTATGATCGACGGTATCCACTGTTTTCTCTTGCCCCACTTGACGTCGATTTACTCTATGAAACAGAAGCGACGGTGCTGCCGAAAAAGAAAAACTTTTGGGACGCTATTTTTGGAGATGAGCATAGCGGTGAGATCGTTCTCGATCTTTCCCGATTGTCGATGATGAAAATGTAAGGATGGGTTCCCAAATTGAGCGGTCTGGGTGCCAAGGGGCAGAATGACATCTACGAAACCTTTAGCAAGGTGGTTGTTATTGAGAGAGGTAAGGATGATGAATATGTTTTCAGCAGGTTATGGAGACCAGCGGCCATCCTCCCTGATATTCCTTTAGAACGATTCGATCATGAAAAAAATGGTTTCTAAAATTCGAAAAACGTCAGGGGAGGCGAAGGTCTCGCCTCAAGAATCCGTGTGTAATCGCTTACGAGATAGACGGAAAAAACAGGGAATCTCACAGGCGGAATTAGCGGTCCTTGTTGGCCTGACGCGACAAGCCGTATATGCCATAGAAGCCAATCAATATTTGCCCAGCACTCACATTGCCTTACGGTTCGCTCGTGCGTTGAAGTGCCGGGTTGAGGATCTTTTTATCCTGGCAGATCATGAAGAAATTGTTGACGCTGAGTTTATTAGTGGGACAACGCCACTGGATCAACCGACAAGGGTGAAGCTGTCATATGTTGGATCCCGGATACTAGCCAGGCCGATGGTCGAGCTGGGCGATGTGTTGAATTTTGTCATGCCGGCTGATGGAGTCATTCAGGAACAGGCGAAGAAATCTTCCAGAGGAAAAGGACCGTATGTGCGGGTTCAATTACTCAATTCTTCGGAGGTGATCAAAAAAGGGATTCTTATTGCAGGGTGTGACCCGGCGTTATTTCTCGCCGGGGAGCATGTCCGAAAAATAAATTCCCTGGCGGGAATTACGAATTGGACCATGGGAAGCGCGAATGCGCTCCGTGCTCTTCAACGGGATGAAGTGCACATGGCGGGATTGCATCTTGTGGATGTGAAATCCGGGCAAAGTAATGTTCCTTATCTGAAACGGCATATTCCCGGTCAGGAATTTGTCGGAGTGCGCTTTGCGTCTTGGGTTCAAGGCCTGTTGGTTCAGCCGGGAAACCCCAAACACATTGTCGGGGTGGATGACTTTGGCCAGTCGGGACTTCGTCTCGTCAACCGGGAATTGGGGGCCGGAGCGAGATTTCTTTTGGATTCCCTGCTTCAGAAATCAGGATTAACGGGAGACCAGTTACTAGGGTATCAGCACGAAGTGCCGTCTCATCTCGAGGTCGCTCGCTTGATTCGTGATGGTATGGCTGACGTGGGCATTGGCGTGGAAGCCGCAGCTCGTCATTATGGTCTTGGCTTCATTCCGCTTCGTGAAGAACAGTATGACTTAATTATGCGCAGAGAATTTCTTAAGACCCACCCCGTCATGTCTCAATTTCTTGATGCGATGGTGAGTCAACCTTTCAGGCGGGAAATCGAATCACTGGGGGGATACACGGTGACGGAAATCGGAAAAATTCTTCATTGGTAAATTGTTCTTTTTCCCTGTATTTCCATGACTTTAGGCGGCATGGTCAGGAACCATCTGTGTTACTTATCTATAACTGCCAGGAACATGTCGGCTAATTTCTGGTCCGTTGAGGAGGAAACATCAGTTGAAATCGGGGAAAAATGGCGGGTAAATAATGCCGTTGAGGAAGTCTTAGGGACTGCAGGTCTTGCCATTGAATACTTTACAGGAAGAACCACTTCTGGCTAATTTCCATGATTTAACCAATGGCGGATTATTATCCGGTTGCATTTCGACGATCACGTCGATGATATCTCCAACATCCAGTGTTTTTAGTTGAATTTTTGCCGCTTCATCAACTTGAACCCATTGAATGCCAGAATCGGTTGTAATTAAAAAGACCCCTTTGTCCGATTCGATTTTCATAATGGGGCTGTTGAATTCCTGGAGCGAGGTCGAAGCTTCGGCAAACACCTGTGATCCAGGCTGAAAAAATACGATCAACCCTAGCAGAAAACCTAACAGGTGATGGGGGATCAGCATAAATTTCTCCTCATGTAGCTTTGAGAAACCCTTCTCATTATCTCAAGATTCTTGGTTGGAAGTCTATGGCCTTTCAAATAAAAATTCCAGGCATGATTGGGAGGCCTCTATTTAGGGCAAGGTATGGATGGGAACTTCTGTGGCTTTGGATTCCTGGATTTTATAGGCCCGGACTACGGGCTTATCCGTATGCTCTAAGGAAATAATCAGGTGAAACGGTTCCGGGAAGTGGAGTTTGGCCCGATAGCTTTCAAATTCCATGGCGATGGTGATATCCGTTTGGGATGGCCGAGCCGGACTAAAGGTGTGGGAATGATAAAAACCTAAAAGATCAAGATTTTTTGAACGAATGTCACGCTGAGCCATGGCCATTTCTCGAGCATCCATCTGAAAGGCGATATCTGCTCGCTCCTCCGGCGATAAGCGTTGCAGGTCAGTCAATTTGGCTCCGTCAAAGCGTGTGAGATCTTGTTCTGATAACGCAGCCAGAATATTGGTAATGCGATAGTCTTCGGTGATGGTATTTTCGGTTCCTGACAGAATGCCGCAGCATTCATGAGGGGCTAACTCCCTGGCATGGGCAATCATATTTTTGATGATGCTGGAGGGAATGGCAAGCATGGACCTAGATGCTACAGGAGACTTCCTGTTCAACAAGTTTGGTGATAGTGGGATGAGGTCCACAAAGAGGACAGTCTGGAGATTTTGGGCGACCAACCTTTCTGAATGTCATATCCAGGGCATCGTAAAGAAGGAGATGTTTGGCTAAACTTTCTCCAAGACCAAGGACTTCTTTAATGGCTTCATTGGCCTGTAAAACACCAATGGTCCCGGCTAACACGCCTAATACGCCGGCTTCTTGACAATTTGGCACAAGGCCGGCGGGTGGAGGCTCTGGATATAAACAGCGATAACAGGGAAATCCTTCATGGGGCTTGATTGTGGCTAATTGCCCTTCAAATCGAAATATGCTCCCTGAAATCAGAGTCTTTTTGGCAAAAAAACAGGCATCATTGACCAGAAACCGTGTGGAGAAATTGTCAGATCCGTCCAATACGATGTCATAGGCTTCAATTAAGGAGAGGATATTGGTGACGCTTACGTGTTCAGGGTAGAGCTTAAGTGTGGTTTCAGGATTGAGGGCTGACAATAATGTCCCGCCGGAATCAACCTTTGAAACACCAATCCGGTCGGTTGTATGCAGAATTTGCCTTTGTAGGTTGGATAAGTCCACGACATCGCCATCAGTCAGACCTAAGGTTCCGATTCCGGCCGCAGCCAGATACAGTGCGGCCGGAGAACCAAGTCCTCCTGCTCCAATCACCAGGATTTTGGCATCCTGTAACTTTTTCTGTCCTTTGCCACCCACTTCCGACAGAATGATCTGACGGCTGTACCGCTGGATTTGAGATTCAGTAAATTCCATGAGAAGCAAAATCCTTATTCAACGACGTTCAATTCAATCGGATCAACCATGCAGCCTTTTTGACGAAGACCCTGAATAGCCCGGTCAATTTCATCAGTTTCCCCCGAAAATTCCACATCCATCCACCCGGTCGTCTCACGGACATCGGCCCTTCGAATACTCGGCACGACCTGATATTCCTGCCCGATTTCATACAGGATGGGAGAAGGAATTTTATCTTCGGGATAGCGAATGTGAAAGCGTAGTTTGGCCATCATGTACCTCCTGCGATTGCGGGGATGATGGAGACTTCATCTCCGTCCTTCAGTGGGGTGTCTTTGCCCGTCAAAAACCGAATATCTTCCTCGTTGACATAGATATTGATGAATCGCCGAACCTCTCCCTGTTCATCATAGACTCGTTCCTTAATGCCGGGATGGGCAGACCCCAGATTGTCAATAATTTCCGACACCGTGTTCCCTGCTATTTCCACCTCGCTTTTTCCTCCGGTCATGGGGCGCAAGGGCGTGGGAATTCTGACCTTAATCATGCTGACTCCTCTATGGCAAAAGTCTTAATAAAGTGACTGAGACTGGGCGGGATGCGAAATGGGCGTCCAACGGAATCGACGACCGCTTCCTGAGTTTTCAGTCCGTTACCGGTGATATAGGCCACAGTCACATCATTTTTTTGAATGCGCCCTTGTTTTACCAATTTGCGAAGGACGCCGATGGTAACCCCTCCGGCGGTCTCAGCAAAAATCCCTTCCGTTTGAGCCAGAAGTTTAATGCTTTCCACAATTTCATCATCGGTCACGGCCTCCATCGCCCCCTGGCTTTCCGCGGCGGTTTTTAAGGCATAGTATCCGTCCGCCGGATTGCCTATGGCCAGGGATTTGGCAATGGTGTGTGGCTTCACCGGTTTAAAGAAATCACGATTCTCTCGAAATGCCGTGGCAATGGGGGAGCAGCCTTCTGCCTGCGCCCCGTTTACCTTGGTCTTTACAGAATCCACCAGGCCTAACTTCTCAAATTCTTTGAGGCCTTTCCAAATTTTCGTTAGTAAGGATCCCGAAGCCATGGGCACCACGACCTGGTCCGGAGCTCGCCACCCTAATTGCTCGACCGTTTCAAAGGCCAAGGTTTTCGAGCCTTCGGCGTAATAGGGGCGAATGTTGATGTTGACGAATGCCCAGTGACGTTCTCCTGCGATTTCGCTGCAGAGCCGATTGACATCATCATAGTTTCCTTCAATTTCCACGACATTGGGACGATAAATCAGATTCCCCAGGACTTTCGCGGCTTCCAAATCGCCGGGAATGAACACATAGCATTTCATCCCTGCGGAGGCTGCATGGGCCGACACCGAATTTGCCAGATTACCCGTTGAGGCACAGGCGACGGTTTCAAATCCCAGCTCTCTGGCTCGAGTTAAGGCGATGGCCACCACGCGATCTTTAAACGACAGCGTCGGATGATTGACGCAATCATTTTTAATGTACAGGTTATCCAGTCCAAGGAATGCTCCAAGGTTTTTGGCATGAACCAGCGGGGTAAATCCGGCATGAAGACCGATGAAATTCGTGCCTTCCACGGGGAGGAGATCCACATATCGCCAAAGGCTGTGAGGGCCGGATGCAATCTTTTCACGCGTCATGACCTGTTTGATGGCGGCATAATCGTATTTGACTTCCAGCGGCCCAAAGCACAATTCGCATACATGAATATCCTGAGTAGGATATTCTTTCCCGCACTCCCGACACACCAGAGCTTGCATTTTTTTCATAGCATCATCCTCCCCTCTTAACCGGTGGGGTTTATCCGTTGGTTAGCATTGTAGCCGATGGCTGAAGTTGGCACGCCTCTTGTTCATAGTCGATGAGTTCCATCAACGAGGGATTTGGGCCGCAGAGTGCACACGAAGGATTCCGTTTGACGCGAATTTCTCGAAACGCCGTGGTGCGTGCGTCAAAATCCAGGATGCGGTTCGTCAATGGTGTTCCAATCTTGAGGATGATTTTCATGGCCTCTGTGGCCTGAATGGTACCAATAATTCCCGCAACGACACCAATGATCCCGGCCTCCTGGCAGGTAGGCACCACCCCGGCCGGCGGCGGATTTTTGAAAATACAACGATAGCAGGCGGATTGATTGGGAATAATCGTGAAGGCCCGTCCTTCAAACCGCAGGATTCCCCCATGGACGAGGGGCTTATTCTCCATATAGCAGGCGTCATTGATCAGAAATTTTGCCGGGAAGTTGTCGACCCCATCAATAACGATATCGTATTGGCTGATCAGGTCTCGAGCATTGCGAGACGTCAATCGTTCTTCATGCATGTTGACCTGGACATCAGGGTTTAAGGCCAGAATTTTTTCCTTGGCCGAAAGCACCTTGGACCGTCCTACATCCGGGGTATGGTGAAGGATTTGTCGTTGAAGGTTGGAAAGATCCACCACATCGCTATCAATCAATCCAAGGGTGCCAATGCCGGCTGCGGCCAGATAATAGGCGACAGGGCATCCAAGGCCACCGGCTCCAACGATAAAGACTTTCGCTTGTGATAATTTTTTCTGTCCCTTGCCGCCCACTTCGGGTAGTAAAATGTGACGGCTATAACGGGTAATCTGATCTTCTGTGAAACTCATATGATCTCTGACCTTTTACGGTGTATGGGGTCATCCCCATATTAGAGGAGAATGAGGCGTGTTGATATTCAAAAATGATTCGTGGCCATGAGGTTTTTTCTCAGAAAGCCGATAGGCCCTAGCATATCGTAAATTTCCTTATCTGATTTTGAGGAAGGAACGTTATGTGCTCCTCCTCATCCTGACTCTTCCTTCATGGGAAAAGTTCAGTGGTAATCCCCTAAATATTGAAATATTTCTCAATGCTTAGATATCGTTCACCCGTATCGCAGAGAATCGTCACCACATTCTTATTCGGCCCTAAGGATTCCGCGACCTTTTGAGCCGCAAACACATTGGCTCCTGCAGAAATTCCAACCAGGAGCCCTTCTTTCCTGGCAAGTTGCTTTGTGGTTTGGTACGCCTCTTCATCAGTCACGGTCATAATTTCATCAATGAGTGAGCGATTCAGCACCTTGGGGACGAAGCCTGCGCCGATCCCTTGGATTCTGTGTGGCCCGGGTTCTCCTCCGGACAGGACGGGAGAGCCGGCTGGTTCCAGCGCAATCACCTTGACCGACGGGTTTTTTTCTTTAAACAGTTCTCCACAGCCGGTAATCGTTCCGCCGGTGCCCACTGCAGCCACGAATGCATCCACCCGGCCATCCAAGGCTTCCCAGATTTCCAAAGCCGTGGTCTTGCGATGCATGGCTGGATTGGCCGGATTAGAAAACTGGTTCGGCATGAAGTATTCGGGATTTTGGTCCAAAATACTCTCTGCTTCTTTAATTGATCCACGCATCCCTTCCCGAGCAGGGGTCAACACCAATTGCGCGCCATACGAGGAGAGTAAACTGGCCCGTTCCAGGCTCATCCCTTCCGGCATGACGAGAATCAGTTTATAACCCCGAACGGCAGACACCAAGGCTAATCCAATGCCGGTATTGCCACTGGTCGGTTCCACTATGGTGCCGCCCGGCTTGAGCAGTCCCTTCTGCTCTGCCTCATCAATCATATTCAGGCAGATGCGATCTTTCACGCTGCCGCCGGGATTGTAAAACTCCGCCTTTCCATAAATGGTGGCCCCGCCCGGAGGGGAAAGCCGGTTTAATCGTACTAACGGCGTATGCCCAATGCCATCGGTAATATTCCGAAGAAATCCGCCACTCACGCGCCACCGCCCATGAAAAACAAAAACTCTAGTTTATCACCATCTTTAATGGAGGTGGTTCCTAGTTGTTCCTGGTCAACCATCTGCGTATTCAGTTCTACCGCGACAAGTTGTGGGTCAATATCTTTGGTTTTCAAGACGTCCAGCACCGTCGAAACCTCCAGGGTTTCAGGTTTACCATTGATCGTCAATTGCATACCGTGCTCCAAACGTAAGTACTGAGAATCCCTAAACAAAAAAACGTAACAAACCCCATCGAAGGGAGTCAAGAAATGCCGCGATTAGGTGTCTTTGCGCAACAGCGGCACCAGGTCTTTGGCGCGGCCTTGAAAGGCCACGTCTACCACAGAGGAGTTTGGCGTCGGGTCCAAATTCAGTTCGACTACCAATGCCCCACCGTCTTTAGCAATCGAAGCAAAGGATGCAGCCGGATAGACCACGCCTGACGTTCCAATAATGAGAAGAATATCACAAGTCCGCAATGCCTGATAACTGCGGTTTAAATCTTGCTGATCCAATGATTCTCCAAACCATACAATATGAGGGCGTAATAACCCGGAACAGTCCGTGCAGATGGGTGGATAGACCAAAGGCAGGTCGCGGTTCGGCGAAATCCTGTCACATTGCGTACAACGCACTTTCCAGATGTTGCCATGGATTTCGGAAAGACGTTGCGAGCCGGCCAGGGCATGAAGTCCATCCACATTCTGCGTGATAAGCCAAAAGTGTTCAATCCGTTGTTCGAGTTCAACGAGGGTTTCATGTGCCGCATTCGGGTGTTTGGTTGCGACCAATTCACGTCGCCAGTTATACCACTCCCAAACAAGTTTCGGGTCCCGCGCAAAGGCCTCGGGCGATGCCAGTTCTTCAGGCCGGTAATTTTTCCACAAGCCTTCTGGTCCGCGAAACGTCGGCACGCCGCTATCCGCCGAAATTCCTGCGCCGGTAAGGACCGTGACCGACCGGGCTTTCGTAATACGGTCACGCACATCACGAATCGTCAGACCACTAGGCATAACATAAATTCAAATTCAGGGTAAGATAGGCAGATTCCGAATTCTATTTTTCAATCAAGTCATGATGGTTTGCCCAAGCACACGATTCAGAGTATTCCCTTACTGCCGGTGTCAGGAACCCTCTTATTCCTTATAGAGGCGGATGGTAACTTTTTGCCCTTTAATTCTTGTCCGGCCT
The DNA window shown above is from Nitrospiraceae bacterium and carries:
- a CDS encoding NAD-dependent deacylase; translation: MPSGLTIRDVRDRITKARSVTVLTGAGISADSGVPTFRGPEGLWKNYRPEELASPEAFARDPKLVWEWYNWRRELVATKHPNAAHETLVELEQRIEHFWLITQNVDGLHALAGSQRLSEIHGNIWKVRCTQCDRISPNRDLPLVYPPICTDCSGLLRPHIVWFGESLDQQDLNRSYQALRTCDILLIIGTSGVVYPAASFASIAKDGGALVVELNLDPTPNSSVVDVAFQGRAKDLVPLLRKDT